A stretch of the Apteryx mantelli isolate bAptMan1 chromosome 3, bAptMan1.hap1, whole genome shotgun sequence genome encodes the following:
- the FLRT3 gene encoding leucine-rich repeat transmembrane protein FLRT3 codes for MISVTWNIFLIWTKIGLLLDMAPYSVSAKPCPSVCRCDVGFIYCNDRDLTSIPTGIPEDATTLFLQNNQINNAGIPSELKNLLRVERIYLYHNSLDEFPTNLPKYVKELHLQENNIRTITYDSLSKIPYLEELHLDDNSVSAVSIEDGAFRDNMYLRLLFLSRNHLSTIPWGLPKTIEELRLDDNRISTISELSLQDLTNLKRLVLDGNLLNNHGLGDKAFMNLVNLTELSLVRNSLTAAPVNLPGTNLRKLYLQENHINRVPPNAFSYLRQLYRLDMSNNNLSNLPQGVFDDLDNITQLFLRNNPWHCGCKMKWVRDWLQSLPLKVNVRGLMCQAPEKVRGMAIKDLNAELFDCKDDGIISTIQITTAIPNTLYPAQGHWPVSVTKQPDIKTHNLNKNYRTTESPVRKIITIFVKSVSTETIHISWKVALPMTALRLSWLKMGHSPAFGSITETIVTGDRNDYLLTALEPESPYRVCMVPMETSNTYLSDETPECIETETAPLKMYNPTTTLNREQEKEPYKNSSLPLAAIIGGAVALVAIALLALVCWYVHRNGSLFSRNCAYSKGRRRKDDYAEAGTKKDNSILEIRETSFQMIPINSDQVSKEEFVIHTIFPPNGMNLYKNSHSESSSNRSYRDSGIPDSDHSHS; via the coding sequence ATGATTAGTGTAACCTGGAACATCTTCCTAATTTGGACTAAAATAGGGCTGTTACTTGACATGGCACCTTATTCTGTCAGTGCCAAACCATGCCCTTCAGTATGTCGCTGTGATGTGGGTTTCATATATTGTAATGATCGCGATTTGACATCTATTCCTACAGGAATCCCAGAGGATGCTACTACCCTCTTCCTTCAGAACAATCAAATAAATAATGCTGGGATTCCTTCAGAACTGAAGAACTTGCTTAGGGTGGAAAGAATATATTTATACCACAACAGTCTAGATGAATTCCCTACCAACCTCCCTAAGTATGTTAAAGAACTGCATTTGCAGGAAAATAATATAAGGACCATTACTTATGATTCACTTTCAAAAATTCCTTATTTGGAAGAACTGCATTTGGATGATAATTCAGTTTCTGCTGTTAGCATTGAAGATGGAGCTTTCCGGGACAACATGTATCTCagacttctttttctctctcgAAATCACCTTAGCACCATTCCCTGGGGTTTGCCTAAAACGATAGAAGAGCTACGCTTGGATGATAATCGTATTTCCACAATTTCAGAGCTGTCCCTTCAAGACCTTACAAATCTAAAACGCCTTGTTTTAGATGGAAATCTTCTAAATAATCATGGATTAGGAGACAAAGCCTTCATGAATTTAGTCAATCTTACAGAACTGTCATTGGTCCGCAATTCGCTTACAGCCGCACCAGTAAATTTGCCAGGAACAAATCTAAGAAAGCTTTATCTGCAAGAAAACCATATAAATCGCGTGCCACCTAATGCTTTCTCTTACTTAAGGCAATTGTATCGGTTAGATATGTCCAATAACAATCTTAGCAATTTACCTCAGGGTGTCTTTGATGATCTGGACAACATCACTCAATTGTTTCTTCGCAACAATCCATGGCACTGTGGGTGCAAAATGAAATGGGTACGCGACTGGCTACAGTCATTACCTTTAAAGGTTAATGTACGTGGATTGATGTGTCAGGCACCAGAAAAAGTACGTGGAATGGCTATCAAAGATCTCAACGCAGAACTATTTGACTGTAAGGATGACGGTATAATAAGCACCATCCAAATCACTACCGCAATACCAAACACGTTATATCCAGCCCAAGGACACTGGCCAGTTTCTGTGACCAAACAACCAGACATAAAAACTCACAATCTGAATAAGAACTACAGAACCACAGAAAGCCCAGTACGCAAAATTATTACAATATTTGTGAAATCTGTAAGCACGGAGACTATTCATATCTCTTGGAAAGTTGCACTACCAATGACTGCTTTAAGACTGAGTTGGCTCAAGATGGGTCACAGCCCTGCCTTTGGATCTATAACTGAAACGATAGTTACAGGAGACAGGAATGACTATTTACTTACAGCTCTGGAACCAGAATCACCATACCGTGTATGTATGGTTCCCATGGAAACCAGTAACACCTATCTGTCAGATGAAACTCCTGAATGCATCGAGACTGAAACAGCACCTCTTAAAATGTACAATCCTACAACAACCCTGAACCGAGAACAAGAGAAGGAACCTTACAAAAATTCCAGTTTACCTTTGGCTGCCATTATAGGAGGTGCCGTGGCTCTAGTAGCTATAGCATTGCTGGCGTTAGTGTGCTGGTATGTTCATAGAAATGGATCCTTATTCTCACGGAACTGTGCGTACAGCAAGGGACGCAGGAGAAAAGATGACTATGCTGAAGCAGGAACTAAAAAGGATAACTCCATCCTAGAAATCAGGGAGACTTCTTTTCAGATGATACCAATAAATAGCGATCAAGTGTCCAAGGAGGAATTTGTAATACATACCATATTCCCACCTAATGGAATGAATCTGTATAAGAACAGCCACAGTGAAAGCAGTAGTAACAGAAGCTACAGAGACAGTGGTATTCCAGATTCAGATCATTCACACTCATGA